Within Streptomyces roseirectus, the genomic segment CGGGCGCGGGCAGTTCGGGCATGCCCAGGCCGACGCCCCGCTGGGGGGAAGAGGTGGTCACCGGTCGACGCCTCCCATCACGGGGTCGATGGACGCGACGGCGACGATCACGTCGGCGACCTGGCCGCCCTCGCACATCGCCGCCATGGCTTGCAGGTTGGTGAAGGACGGGTCGCGGAAGTGGACCCGGAAGGGGCGGGTGCCGCCGTCGGAGACGGCGTGGACGCCGAGTTCGCCCTTGGGTGACTCGACGGCCGCGTACGCCTGGCCGGGCGGGACCCGGAAGCCCTCGGTGACCAGCTTGAAGTGGTGGATCAGGGCCTCCATGGAGGTGCCCATGATCTTCTTGATGTGGTCGAGGGAGTTGCCGAGCCCGTCGGGCCCGAGGGCCAGTTGGGCGGGCCAGGCGATCTTCTTGTCGGCGACCATGACCGGGCCCGGCTGGAGCCGGTCCAGGCACTGCTCGACGATGCGCAGCGACTGGCGCATCTCCTCCAGGCGGATCAGGAAGCGCCCGTAGGAGTCGCAGGTGTCGGCGGTCGGGACGTCGAAGTCGTAGGTCTCGTAGCCGCAGTAGGGCTGGGACTTGCGCAGGTCGTGCGGGAGGCCGGTGGAGCGCAGGATCGGGCCGGTGGCGCCGAGGGCCATGCAGCCGGCCAGGTCGAGGTAGCCGACGTCCTGCATGCGGGCCTTGAAGATGGGGTTCCCGGTGGCGAGCTTGTCGTACTCGGGGAGGTTCTTCTTCATCTTCTTGACGAAGGCCCGGATCTGGTCCACCGCGCCGGGCGGCAGGTCCTGGGCGAGCCCGCCGGGCCGGATGTACGCGTGGTTCATGCGCAGGCCGGTGACCAGCTCGTAGATGTCGAGAATCATTTCACGATCACGGAATCCGTAGATCATGATCGTGGTGGCGCCCAGCTCCATGCCGCCGGTGGCGATGCACACCAGGTGCGAGGAGAGCCGGTTCAGCTCCATCAGGAGCACCCGGATGATCTTGGCGCGCTCGGTGATCTGGTCCTCGATGCCGAGCAGCTTCTCGACGGCGAGACAGTAGGCGGTCTCGTTGAAGAAGGACGTCAGGTAGTCCATGCGCGTGACGAAGGTCGTCCCCTGCGTCCACGTCCGGAATTCGAGGTTCTTCTCGATGCCGGTGTGCAGGTATCCGATGCCGCAGCGGGCCTCGGTGACCGTCTCGCCGTCGATCTCCAGGATCAGCCGGAGCACCCCGTGCGTGGAGGGGTGCTGGGGGCCCATGTTGACGACGATGCGCTCGTCGTCGGCGCGGGCCGCGGACTGGACAATCTCGTCCCAGTCGCCTCCGGTGACCGTGTAGACCGAGCCTTCCGTGGTCTCGCGGGGAGTTGCGTGCGACGTGCTCACGAGTACGACCTCCGCTGGTCCGGAGCCGGGATCTGGGCGCCCTTGTACTCGACGGCGATGCCGCCGAGGGGGTAGTCCTTGCGCTGCGGGTGGCCCTGCCAGTCGTCCGGCATCATGATCCGCGTCAGGGCCGGATGGCCGTCGAAGACGATCCCGAAGAAGTCGTACGCCTCGCGCTCGTGCCAGTCGTTCGTCGGGTAGACGGCGACCAGGGACGGGATGCGCGGATCGGCGTCCGGGGCGCTGACTTCGAGGCGGATCAGCCGGTTGTGGGTGATCGAGCGCAGGTGGTAGACGGCGTGCAGCTCGCGGCCCTTGTCGTGCGGGTAGTGCACACCGCTGACGCCGGTGCACAGCTCGAAGCGCAGCGCCGGGTCGTCGCGCAGGGTGCGGGCGACGCGGACGAGGTGTTCGCGCTCGACGTGGAAGGTGAGTTCGTCCCGGTCGACGACGGTCTTCTCGATCGCGTTGTCCGGGAGGAGCCCCTGTTCCTCCAGGGCGCCTTCGAGTTCGTCGGCGACCTCGTCGAACCACCCCCCGTACGGGCGCGTGGCGGCGCCCGGCAGCCGGACCGAGCGGACCAGGCCGCCGTAACCGGAGGTGTCGCCGCCGTTGTTGGCGCCGAACATGCCGCGCTGGACGCGGATCTCCTCGCCGCCCTCGCCGCGCTGGCCGGGGAGGTTGGAGGCCCTGAGGTCCTTCTCGGGGTTCGCGCCCTCGGGGGTGGCGCCCGCGCCGGCGCCTGAGGTGCCGTTCGCATCGCTCATCGCAGCAGCCCCTTCATCTCGATGGTGGGGAGCGCCTTGAGCGCCGCCTCCTCCGCCTCGCGGGCCGCCTCCTCGGCGTTCACGCCGAGCTTGGAGTGCTGGATCTTGTGGTGGAGCTTGAGGATCGCGTCCAT encodes:
- a CDS encoding NADH-quinone oxidoreductase subunit C; this encodes MSDANGTSGAGAGATPEGANPEKDLRASNLPGQRGEGGEEIRVQRGMFGANNGGDTSGYGGLVRSVRLPGAATRPYGGWFDEVADELEGALEEQGLLPDNAIEKTVVDRDELTFHVEREHLVRVARTLRDDPALRFELCTGVSGVHYPHDKGRELHAVYHLRSITHNRLIRLEVSAPDADPRIPSLVAVYPTNDWHEREAYDFFGIVFDGHPALTRIMMPDDWQGHPQRKDYPLGGIAVEYKGAQIPAPDQRRSYS
- a CDS encoding NADH-quinone oxidoreductase subunit D; the protein is MSTSHATPRETTEGSVYTVTGGDWDEIVQSAARADDERIVVNMGPQHPSTHGVLRLILEIDGETVTEARCGIGYLHTGIEKNLEFRTWTQGTTFVTRMDYLTSFFNETAYCLAVEKLLGIEDQITERAKIIRVLLMELNRLSSHLVCIATGGMELGATTIMIYGFRDREMILDIYELVTGLRMNHAYIRPGGLAQDLPPGAVDQIRAFVKKMKKNLPEYDKLATGNPIFKARMQDVGYLDLAGCMALGATGPILRSTGLPHDLRKSQPYCGYETYDFDVPTADTCDSYGRFLIRLEEMRQSLRIVEQCLDRLQPGPVMVADKKIAWPAQLALGPDGLGNSLDHIKKIMGTSMEALIHHFKLVTEGFRVPPGQAYAAVESPKGELGVHAVSDGGTRPFRVHFRDPSFTNLQAMAAMCEGGQVADVIVAVASIDPVMGGVDR